In Acidobacteriota bacterium, one genomic interval encodes:
- a CDS encoding molybdopterin-dependent oxidoreductase, with product MARVLGTSIKRREDPALITGRGKYTDDLQAAGMAHAAIVRSPYAHARIRGIDTSAAEALPGVLAVLTARDVAAAGIPGVVPVGWLLPDLKTPAHPMIAADTVRHVGDAVAVVVAEDRYLARDAAERVAVDYEPLDAVADVVAALEDGAPGVHEDAPGNVAFDWEIGDRESVDAAFASAAHTVELDLRNNRLIPHAIEPRAVLASYDSSTGEMTIHMTSQNPHVHRLLMTLASLGMPEHKVRIVAPEVGGGFGSKIHHYADEAIVGLCSMKLDRPVKWTATRTETNLTDAHGRDHSTQCALALDADGRITGLRVDTAAAMGAYLSTFAPAVPTYLYGTLMSGQYDIPAIHCHVTGVFTHTAPVDAYRGAGRPEATYVVERLMHLAGEATGLGPVEVRRRNFVSPDAFPYQTQVALAYDSGNYGPAMDRALEMIGYDDLRTQQASRRGNGGGKLIGIGFSSYIEACGLAPSAVVGSLGAQAGQWESADVRVHPTASVTVYTGSSSHGQGHETTFSQIVADKLGIDPEAVEVIHGDTDLVQFGMGTYGSRSAAVGGSAIVKSVEKIIEKGKRIAAHLLEASAEDLEYEDGSFRVAGSPDRALALGDVALQAYLAHNYPDDLEPGLSATSFYDPANFTYPFGTHVCVVEVDTETGSIDLLRYAAVDDVGNVINPMIVDGQLHGGLAQGIGQALWENAVYDESGQLVSGSLMDYAVPKIHNLIPFELDRTTTPCPHNPLGVKGVGEAGAIASPAAVVNAVVDALSPFGISHIDMPLTPEKVWRAVNS from the coding sequence ATGGCACGGGTACTCGGCACCTCGATCAAGCGCCGGGAGGACCCGGCGCTCATCACCGGCCGCGGCAAGTACACCGACGACCTCCAGGCCGCCGGCATGGCGCATGCCGCGATCGTTCGCAGCCCGTACGCTCATGCCCGGATTCGCGGCATCGACACCTCCGCCGCCGAGGCGCTTCCCGGCGTCCTCGCCGTGCTCACGGCCCGTGACGTCGCGGCCGCCGGCATTCCCGGCGTGGTTCCTGTCGGCTGGCTGCTACCGGACCTGAAGACCCCTGCTCACCCGATGATCGCGGCCGACACGGTCCGCCACGTCGGCGACGCGGTGGCCGTCGTCGTCGCCGAGGACCGATACCTCGCCCGCGACGCCGCCGAGCGGGTCGCCGTCGACTACGAACCGCTCGACGCGGTGGCCGACGTCGTGGCCGCTCTCGAGGACGGAGCGCCCGGGGTCCACGAGGACGCGCCCGGGAACGTGGCCTTCGACTGGGAGATCGGCGACCGCGAATCGGTCGACGCCGCCTTCGCCTCCGCCGCGCACACGGTCGAGCTCGACCTGCGCAACAACCGGCTGATCCCCCACGCGATCGAACCGCGCGCGGTGCTCGCCTCCTACGACTCGTCCACCGGCGAGATGACGATCCACATGACGAGCCAGAACCCGCACGTGCACCGGCTGCTGATGACGCTCGCGTCGCTCGGCATGCCCGAGCACAAGGTGCGGATCGTCGCTCCCGAAGTCGGCGGCGGTTTCGGCAGCAAGATCCATCACTACGCCGACGAGGCGATCGTCGGCCTGTGTTCGATGAAGCTCGACCGGCCGGTCAAGTGGACCGCGACGCGGACCGAGACGAACCTGACCGACGCCCACGGCCGCGACCACTCGACGCAGTGCGCGCTGGCGCTCGACGCGGACGGCCGCATCACGGGCCTGCGCGTCGACACCGCGGCCGCGATGGGCGCCTATCTCTCGACCTTCGCGCCGGCAGTGCCGACCTACCTCTACGGCACGTTGATGTCCGGCCAGTACGACATCCCGGCGATCCACTGCCACGTCACCGGCGTGTTCACCCACACGGCCCCGGTCGACGCCTACCGCGGCGCCGGGCGGCCAGAGGCCACCTACGTCGTCGAGCGGCTGATGCATCTCGCCGGCGAGGCCACCGGTCTGGGCCCGGTCGAGGTGAGGCGCCGCAACTTCGTGTCGCCGGACGCCTTCCCGTACCAGACGCAGGTCGCCCTAGCCTACGACTCCGGCAACTACGGACCGGCGATGGACCGCGCGCTGGAGATGATCGGCTACGACGACCTGCGGACTCAGCAGGCGTCGCGCCGCGGCAACGGCGGCGGCAAGCTGATCGGTATCGGTTTCTCGTCCTACATCGAGGCCTGCGGGCTGGCGCCGTCGGCGGTCGTCGGCTCGCTGGGCGCCCAGGCCGGCCAGTGGGAGAGCGCCGACGTGCGCGTCCACCCGACCGCCTCGGTCACCGTCTACACGGGTTCCTCGTCTCACGGCCAGGGACACGAGACGACCTTCTCCCAGATCGTCGCGGACAAGCTCGGCATCGACCCCGAGGCGGTCGAGGTGATCCACGGCGACACGGATCTCGTCCAGTTCGGGATGGGCACCTACGGCAGCCGCAGCGCCGCCGTCGGCGGCTCGGCCATCGTCAAGAGCGTCGAGAAGATCATCGAGAAGGGCAAGAGGATCGCCGCCCACCTGCTCGAAGCCTCGGCCGAGGACCTCGAGTACGAGGACGGCAGCTTCCGCGTGGCCGGCTCGCCCGACCGCGCGCTCGCTCTAGGCGACGTGGCGCTCCAGGCCTACCTGGCGCACAACTACCCCGACGACCTGGAGCCGGGCCTCTCCGCCACGAGCTTCTATGACCCGGCGAACTTCACCTATCCCTTCGGCACCCACGTCTGCGTGGTCGAGGTCGACACGGAAACCGGCTCGATCGACTTGCTGCGCTACGCGGCGGTCGACGACGTCGGCAACGTGATCAACCCGATGATCGTCGACGGCCAGCTCCACGGGGGGCTGGCCCAGGGCATCGGCCAGGCGCTGTGGGAGAACGCGGTCTACGACGAGAGCGGCCAGCTCGTGTCCGGCTCGCTCATGGACTACGCCGTGCCCAAGATTCACAACCTGATCCCGTTCGAGCTCGACCGCACGACGACCCCGTGCCCGCACAACCCGCTGGGCGTCAAGGGCGTCGGCGAGGCGGGCGCGATCGCCTCGCCGGCCGCGGTGGTCAACGCCGTGGTCGACGCGCTCTCACCGTTCGGGATCAGCCACATCGACATGCCGCTCACGCCCGAGAAGGTGTGGCGGGCCGTCAACAGCTAA
- a CDS encoding xanthine dehydrogenase family protein subunit M, with the protein MYPAQFDYRRAGSVDEALGLLQEHEDAKLMAGGHSLIPMMKLRLAQPPVVIDIGRLDELKGISEAGGSVRVGSLTTHADIAASDVLAAHCPVLAEAAGHIGDAQVRNRGTIGGNIAHADPGSDIPPVLVLLGASVHLQSPSGTRSVAAGDFFQDLLMTDVGEDEILTHVDVPALGSGSGSAYLKFEHPASGYAVVGAAAAVTVQNGRCTAAGLVVGGVSATPTTVDVSSLVGTDLSDDAIAAAASGLDAEDPIGDIFASGDYRVHVGKVYGKRALAAARDRA; encoded by the coding sequence ATGTACCCAGCCCAATTCGATTACCGCCGCGCCGGATCGGTCGATGAAGCCCTCGGCCTGCTGCAGGAGCACGAAGACGCGAAGCTGATGGCCGGCGGCCACAGCCTGATCCCGATGATGAAGCTGCGTCTCGCCCAGCCGCCAGTCGTCATCGACATCGGCCGCCTCGACGAACTCAAGGGCATCTCCGAAGCGGGCGGCTCGGTCAGGGTCGGCTCGCTGACGACTCACGCCGACATCGCGGCTTCCGACGTGCTCGCGGCCCACTGCCCGGTGCTCGCCGAAGCGGCCGGTCACATCGGCGACGCCCAGGTCCGCAACCGCGGCACGATCGGCGGCAACATCGCCCACGCCGACCCGGGCTCCGACATACCTCCGGTGCTCGTCCTGCTCGGCGCCTCCGTCCACCTGCAGTCGCCTTCCGGCACCCGCTCGGTCGCCGCGGGCGACTTCTTCCAGGACCTGCTGATGACGGACGTCGGCGAAGACGAGATCCTCACCCACGTCGATGTCCCGGCGCTCGGCAGCGGCAGCGGCTCCGCCTACCTCAAGTTCGAGCACCCGGCCTCCGGCTACGCCGTCGTCGGCGCCGCCGCAGCCGTCACCGTCCAGAACGGCCGCTGCACCGCCGCCGGCCTGGTCGTCGGCGGCGTCTCCGCCACGCCGACCACCGTCGATGTATCAAGTCTCGTCGGCACCGACCTCTCCGACGACGCGATCGCCGCCGCAGCCTCCGGCCTGGACGCCGAAGATCCCATCGGCGACATCTTCGCCTCCGGCGACTACCGCGTCCACGTCGGCAAGGTCTACGGCAAGCGAGCACTGGCGGCGGCCCGGGATCGGGCGTAG
- a CDS encoding (2Fe-2S)-binding protein, producing the protein MTVSIQLEVNGKPVQAAVEPRRLLVHFLREDLGLTGANIGCETSLCGACTVLVDGDAVKSCTMLAAQADGASVTTIEGLAQNGDLHPLQEGFWEKHGLQCGYCTPGMILSANYLLAQNPSPSDEEIREGLKGNICRCTGYHNIVEAVKYAAERMS; encoded by the coding sequence ATGACCGTGTCCATTCAACTCGAAGTCAACGGAAAGCCCGTTCAGGCAGCGGTCGAACCGCGACGCCTGCTGGTCCACTTCCTGCGCGAGGATCTGGGCCTGACCGGCGCCAACATCGGCTGCGAGACGAGCCTCTGCGGGGCCTGCACCGTGCTGGTGGACGGCGACGCGGTCAAATCCTGCACCATGCTAGCGGCGCAGGCCGACGGCGCCTCGGTGACCACGATCGAGGGGCTGGCCCAGAACGGCGACCTGCATCCGCTCCAGGAGGGCTTCTGGGAGAAGCACGGCCTGCAGTGCGGCTACTGCACGCCGGGCATGATCCTCTCCGCGAACTACCTCCTGGCCCAGAACCCGAGCCCGAGCGACGAGGAGATCCGCGAGGGACTCAAGGGCAACATCTGCCGTTGCACCGGCTACCACAACATCGTCGAAGCGGTGAAGTACGCCGCGGAGAGGATGAGCTGA
- a CDS encoding carbon monoxide dehydrogenase subunit G: MKIKGSHTLAVPRGVVWEAILDPEVLSRTLPGCEDMAPVGDNRFRGKLKMKVGPVQGVFEGGVELLDLDPPNGYNLKMDGKGAPGFVNGNGSIRLEDEGDGGTLLHYEIDAQVGGRIAAVGQRLLDSSAKVLTRQGLQGLEQQLAARQPAPASVPAPADTSEAAPAAPSQAAFAGRFAAGMAREFWPYLVGGALVALAAIAISLRACS, translated from the coding sequence GTGAAGATCAAGGGCTCGCACACGCTGGCCGTACCGCGCGGCGTCGTCTGGGAAGCCATCCTCGATCCCGAGGTCCTTTCGCGAACGCTGCCGGGCTGCGAGGATATGGCGCCGGTCGGCGACAACCGCTTCCGCGGCAAGCTGAAGATGAAGGTTGGGCCCGTCCAGGGCGTGTTCGAGGGCGGAGTCGAACTCCTCGATCTCGATCCGCCGAACGGCTACAACCTGAAGATGGACGGCAAGGGCGCCCCCGGCTTCGTCAACGGCAACGGCTCGATCCGCCTGGAAGACGAAGGCGACGGCGGCACCCTGCTCCACTACGAGATCGACGCCCAGGTCGGCGGCCGCATCGCCGCCGTCGGCCAGCGGTTGCTCGACAGCTCGGCCAAGGTGCTGACCCGACAGGGCCTGCAGGGCCTGGAGCAGCAACTCGCCGCGCGTCAGCCTGCACCGGCATCCGTACCCGCTCCAGCCGACACCTCCGAAGCCGCCCCCGCGGCCCCGTCCCAGGCCGCCTTCGCCGGCCGCTTCGCCGCCGGCATGGCCAGAGAGTTCTGGCCCTACCTGGTCGGCGGCGCCCTGGTCGCCCTGGCGGCCATCGCCATCTCGCTCCGAGCGTGCTCATAG
- a CDS encoding MBL fold metallo-hydrolase: MRAGTSSAKKQLESPRRFVTAAGRVVYALNFEVFPNFFGNVYLIDDGDRRILVDCGSGMDFSNENLVRGMASIEDRFGARVGLTDIDVILITHGHMDHFGGLQFVRSHTDAPVGIHVLDRRVLTHYEERVVVASQQLRVFLHRAGLSAGKREQLMTMYTAPKARYGSVPVQFLLEEGQPVRDGNGADLGIEVLHVPGHCPGQVCLRIDDVLLTADHVLARITPHQSPESLTLNMGLGHYLDALGKVEKLDGVRVGLGGHEEPIEDVTARVGEIRESHDKRLDVIMDTCQAPQTTADISRRLFGAVRGYTVLLALEEAGAHVEYLYQRGELVAENVGELESEQDPVVRYVRA; the protein is encoded by the coding sequence ATGCGGGCAGGTACGTCAAGCGCGAAGAAACAGCTCGAGTCGCCCCGGCGTTTCGTGACCGCCGCCGGGCGGGTCGTCTACGCGTTGAACTTCGAGGTGTTCCCGAACTTCTTCGGCAACGTCTACCTGATCGACGACGGTGACCGTCGCATCCTGGTCGACTGCGGCTCGGGCATGGACTTCTCGAACGAAAACCTGGTCCGCGGCATGGCCTCGATCGAGGACCGCTTCGGCGCCCGCGTCGGCCTCACCGACATCGACGTGATCCTGATCACCCACGGCCACATGGATCACTTCGGCGGCCTCCAGTTCGTCCGCAGCCACACCGACGCGCCGGTCGGCATCCACGTCCTCGACCGCCGCGTGCTGACCCACTACGAGGAGCGGGTCGTCGTCGCCTCGCAGCAACTCCGCGTGTTCCTGCACCGCGCCGGCCTGTCGGCCGGTAAGCGCGAGCAGTTGATGACGATGTACACGGCGCCCAAGGCGCGCTACGGCTCGGTGCCGGTCCAGTTCCTGCTCGAGGAGGGCCAGCCCGTGCGGGACGGGAACGGGGCCGACCTCGGCATCGAGGTCCTGCACGTCCCGGGACACTGCCCCGGCCAGGTCTGCCTGCGCATCGACGACGTGCTGCTGACCGCCGACCACGTGCTGGCGCGGATCACGCCCCACCAGTCGCCCGAGTCGTTGACCCTGAACATGGGCCTCGGCCACTACCTCGATGCGCTGGGCAAGGTCGAGAAGCTGGACGGCGTGCGGGTCGGTCTGGGCGGCCACGAGGAGCCGATCGAGGACGTGACGGCGCGGGTCGGGGAGATTCGCGAGTCCCACGACAAACGGCTGGACGTGATCATGGACACCTGCCAGGCGCCGCAGACCACCGCGGACATCAGCCGCCGGCTTTTCGGAGCGGTGCGCGGCTACACCGTGCTGCTCGCCCTGGAGGAGGCCGGAGCGCACGTCGAGTACCTCTACCAGCGAGGCGAACTCGTGGCCGAGAACGTCGGCGAACTGGAGTCCGAGCAGGACCCGGTCGTTCGCTACGTCCGGGCATAG